The DNA region GCCGCCGCATGCGCGCGGGCCAGCGCGGCGTACACGTCGGTCTGGCCGCTCACCATGCTGCTCCCGCCGGTCACGGGCGCCGGGGTGGGCGTGGGGGCGGGATCGGGCGCCGCCGGGGTCACGGTCGTGGGCGGCGCGGCCGGCTCAGGAGCCGGGGTGGTGCGGCCGGTCGTGCCGGCCGCGGGCGGGGCGGCCAGGGTGGCCGTGAAGGCCCGCATGCCGCGGCGCAGGTCCTGCAGCGAGCCGGTCAGCCCGGCGGTGTCCCCGCCGGCCAGCTGCCGCAGGGCGTTCCCGAACTGCGAGAGCCGCAGGTCGCCCACGCCGGCGGCGTCCTGCACGACGCTGAACCACCCGGTCGCGCGGGCCAGCGCCAGGTACGACGCGGCGTCCTGCCGGGGCTGCACGCTGCCCAGCGCGGCGTTCACCTTGCCGGTCGCGGCGCGCTGCAGCCGCCACGCCACCTCGGGCAGCTGCCCGCTCGTCCCGGCGGTGACCAGCGCCTGCCCGGACGCGCCCTGCAGCCCGAACTCGCGGGCCAGCAGCTGCAGCTGCGCCGCGCCGTTCCCGCCGCCCCCCGACAGGCCCGAGAGGGTCTGGTCCATCAGCGCCTTGCGCAGCAGGCCACGCGCGAGTTCCACCTGCGCCTGCAGCTCGGCCGGGCTGCGGCCCAGCGCGGCGCGCGCCGCGCCCATGGCGTCCCGCACGCCGGAGGCCAGCTTGCGGTTTTGCAGGGTGGGTTCCAGGGTGTCGAAGGCCGCCACGGCCCGGTCCAGCTGCGCCAGCGCCTGCGGCGCGGAACCCGGGCGGACGCGGGCGGCGGTGTCCAGGCTGCCGGCCACCTCGCGGTAGGCGGTGAGGTCCTGCGCGCCGGCCGCGCCCAGCAGGGCGAGGCCGAGGGTGAGGGCAGTGCGGGACAGGGCGGCCTGGGTCACGCCACCACCTGAAGCTGCTGCAGGTCCACCAGCAGCCGCCCCACGTTCACCTGCGGGCCGGCCACGACCGCCACGCAGTACGCGCCCAGGGGCCGCATGCACACGGTCCGGCCGTCCAGGTCCACGGACAGCAGCTGCAGCGCGCGGCGCTGGAACAGCAGGGCGGTCGCGGCGACCACGCCGCCCAGCGCGGTGCTGTCGCGCAGCGAGCGGGCCTTGATGACCTCGCCGTTGGCGCGGCACACCAGCACGCTCTGCACGCCCACCACCCGGGCCAGGGTCTGGATCAGGTCCTCCTGCTCGGCCGGGTCGTCCAGGCGGAAGTGGCGTTTGACGGCCGAGGCGGTGTACTCCGGGTCGTCGAACTCGAAGTCGTCGGCGCCCAGATCCACGTCCCCCCAGCCGGTCGCGGTGAGCGCGTCGTCCGCGTGGGTCGCCCAGGCGGCCGCCGAGCGGTCCTCGGGGGCGGGCTCCAGGAACAGGGTGGGCGCCTTGGGGTAGCGCGCGGCCATGCTCATGGACAGCTGCCTGAGTTCCATCTGGGCGCGTTCCCGGGGCATCACGCTCTGCAGCCGGGCCAGCAGCGGCCCGGACAGCACCCTCTGCATGTCCTGGGCCGTGACGCTTTCCGGCGTGAGCTGCTGGTCGCGCAGCACCGTCCGGACCATCGTTTCTGCGGCCCGTTCAGACACCACGCCTGAAAGGGCCTGCACCGTCATGGCATACACCGCGTTCGTCATGAGAAACCTCTCACCCCACTATAAGAGTCCGGGTGTCACAGCACTATTGCGCACTTCCCATGCGCGCACGGCCCGCCGCAGGCCGGCGCTTCGTAGCCCAGCGTGCGGTGTGGGACTTCCGTCCCCGCGTTTACTGCTGGCATGACGCCCCCCGCACCCCGCCGGTCCGCGCCCGTGCCCCCCGGGACGCGGGACGCCCTGCACTGGTGCCAGGCCGTCACGCGGCGCTCCAGCCACACCTTCTACCTCGCGTCCCTGCTGTACCCCCGGGAAGCCCGGCACGCCGTGTGGGCGGTGTACGCCGCCTGCCGCGTCGGGGACGACCTGGTGGACGCCGTGACCGGCCCGGGCGCCCACGAACGCGCGGCCACGCGCGAGAACCTCGCTGACTGGCGCGCGGCCATCGCCGCCGCCTGGACCGACCCGGCCGGCGTGCAGGCCGAGGCCTACCCCTACAGCCGCGCGCTGGCCTGGGCCACGCGGCGCTTCCCGATACCCGAATCGGCCTTCGAGGAACTGCACCAGGGCTTCCTGATGGACCTGGACGGCCGCGAGTACGCCACCCTGGCGGACCTGGAGGTGTACTGCCGCCGGGTGGCGGGCGTGGTGGGTCTGATGATCGCGCCCATCGGCGCGTACCGCGGCGGCGAGGACACCCTGCGCGCCGCCCTGGCGCTGGGGCAGGCGATGCAGCTCACGAACATCCTGCGGGACGTCGGCGAGGACCTCAACATGGGCCGCGTGTACCTCCCGGCCGACCGCATGGCCGCGCACGGCGTGACCCGCGCCGACCTGAACCGCATGGCCCGCACTGGCGCGGTCACGCCCGAGTACCGCGCGCTGATGCGGGAACTCAGCGCGCAGGCCCGCGCGTGGTACACGCAGGGCCGCGCCGGGCTGCCCATGCTGCACGGCCGCCCCCGGCTGGGCGTGCAGGTCGCCGCGCGGCTGTACGAGGGCATCCTGGACGCCCTGGAGCAGGGCGGGTACGACAACTTCACCCGCCGCGCGCACCTCCCCGGCCGCCGCCGCCTGCAGCTGGCCGCCGCCGAGGTCTGGCGTGAACTGCGCCCCGGCCCACCGCTGCCCGACGCCCTGGATAGCCCCGCCATGCGCTCCAGCTGACCCACGCCCCCAGATTCCGCCCTCCAGAGGACTGCCCTTGACTGACCTGCCTGCCGCCGCCCGCCGCCCCACCGAGAACGCCGTCCCCACCCGACCGAAACGCGCCGTGATCATCGGCGCGGGCTTCGGCGGCCTGAGCCTCGGCATCCGCCTGCAGAGCCTCGGGCTGGACACCGTGATCGTCGAACGCCTCGACGGCCCCGGCGGGCGCGGGTACCAGAAACGCACCCCGGACGGCTACGTGTTCGACATGGGCCCCACCGTGATCACCGTGCCGCACTTCCTGGAGGAACTGTTCCGCCTGGAACGCGGCCAGCCGGCCCTGGACGGCCCGGACTTCCCGGACGACGTGAGGGGCGCCGAGCGCGTGAAGACCGGCGACAGCGGCGGGCCCCGCACCCGCGAGTACGTGCAGCTGCGGCCCATCCTGCCCTTCTACCGCATCGTGTTCGACGACGGCACCTTCTTCGACTACGACGGCGACCCTGAGAACACCCGCCGCCAGATCGGGGAACTCGCCCCGCAGGACCTCGCCGGGTACGAACGCTTCCACAAAGACGCCCAGGCGATCTTCGAACGCGGCTTCCTGGAACTGGGGTACACGCACTTCGGGGACGTGGGCACCATGCTGCGCGTCGTGCCGGACCTGCTGAAACTGGACGCCGTGCGCACGCTCTTCAGCTTCACCAGCAGGTACTTCCAGTCCGACAAGCTGCGGCAGGTGTTCTCCTTCGAGACGCTGCTGGTGGGCGGCAACCCCCTGAGCGTCCCCGCCATCTACGCCATGATCCACTTCGTGGAGAAAACCTGGGGCGTGCACTACGCCATGGGCGGCACCGGCGCGCTCGTCCGGGCGCTGGAACGCAAGTACCGCGAACTCGGCGGGGAAGTGCGGTACGGCGCGGGCGTGCAGGGCATCACCGTGACCGACGAGTGGGGCCGGCCCGTCACCCGCCCCGTCGGCCCCCGCGTCGCGCGGGGCGT from Deinococcus ficus includes:
- a CDS encoding roadblock/LC7 domain-containing protein; this encodes MTNAVYAMTVQALSGVVSERAAETMVRTVLRDQQLTPESVTAQDMQRVLSGPLLARLQSVMPRERAQMELRQLSMSMAARYPKAPTLFLEPAPEDRSAAAWATHADDALTATGWGDVDLGADDFEFDDPEYTASAVKRHFRLDDPAEQEDLIQTLARVVGVQSVLVCRANGEVIKARSLRDSTALGGVVAATALLFQRRALQLLSVDLDGRTVCMRPLGAYCVAVVAGPQVNVGRLLVDLQQLQVVA
- a CDS encoding phytoene/squalene synthase family protein — translated: MTPPAPRRSAPVPPGTRDALHWCQAVTRRSSHTFYLASLLYPREARHAVWAVYAACRVGDDLVDAVTGPGAHERAATRENLADWRAAIAAAWTDPAGVQAEAYPYSRALAWATRRFPIPESAFEELHQGFLMDLDGREYATLADLEVYCRRVAGVVGLMIAPIGAYRGGEDTLRAALALGQAMQLTNILRDVGEDLNMGRVYLPADRMAAHGVTRADLNRMARTGAVTPEYRALMRELSAQARAWYTQGRAGLPMLHGRPRLGVQVAARLYEGILDALEQGGYDNFTRRAHLPGRRRLQLAAAEVWRELRPGPPLPDALDSPAMRSS
- the crtI gene encoding phytoene desaturase family protein, which translates into the protein MTDLPAAARRPTENAVPTRPKRAVIIGAGFGGLSLGIRLQSLGLDTVIVERLDGPGGRGYQKRTPDGYVFDMGPTVITVPHFLEELFRLERGQPALDGPDFPDDVRGAERVKTGDSGGPRTREYVQLRPILPFYRIVFDDGTFFDYDGDPENTRRQIGELAPQDLAGYERFHKDAQAIFERGFLELGYTHFGDVGTMLRVVPDLLKLDAVRTLFSFTSRYFQSDKLRQVFSFETLLVGGNPLSVPAIYAMIHFVEKTWGVHYAMGGTGALVRALERKYRELGGEVRYGAGVQGITVTDEWGRPVTRPVGPRVARGVTLDSGEELPADLVISNGDWANTYLKRVPAAARLVNNDLRVKAARQSMSLLVIYFGFRDDGRPLNLQHHNILLGPRYEALLREIFGDKTLGRDFSQYLHVPTLTDPSLAPPGHHAAYTLIPVPNAASGLDWTVEGPKLVDRVYAYLEGRGIIPGLRGRLTHSEYVTPDYFAGTLDSHLGNAFGPEPLLAQSAFFRPHNRSEDVRNLYLVGAGAQPGAGTPAVMMSAKMTARLIAEDLNLSLK